A genome region from Colwellia sp. Arc7-D includes the following:
- the norR gene encoding nitric oxide reductase transcriptional regulator NorR, giving the protein MNQISSTAIIELALDLASSLNSKDRFDRLLDTVRKTINCDAVALLSFHGDILTPIALQGLSRDTIGRRFVVAEHPRFDVLCQSTQPVRFAADSPLPDPYDGLLIDREDDLPVHSCMGLPLYYDDKLLGLLTIDSLTPHEFDNIAERTLIVISAIAAATLNTAFLIEQLESRAVHSQQVVAELTEEAWKRDGGELIGESPIMQQLKEELDIVASSDFNILIYGETGVGKELVARTLHHKSSRQHGPLVYVNCAALPENLVESELFGHVKGAFTGAETKRAGKFVLANGGTLFLDEIGELTLAAQSKILRAIQSNEIQPVGQDNVEQVNVRIIAATNRDLKREAQNGRFRADLYHRLSVYPIKVPNLKERVGDVQILSGYFVEKTKRKLGVVQLKITNEAIRHLEQYNWPGNVRELEHVISRSALKARARQKDKAIISIEKQDCGTLINDQPSILPTNITKINKNTESASVQTHINLRDETERFQRQLIKQVLTQENGNWAETSRRLSVDRANLNRIAKRLNIKVIKSIL; this is encoded by the coding sequence GTGAATCAAATATCGTCAACAGCTATTATTGAATTAGCATTAGATTTAGCCAGTAGCCTTAACAGTAAAGATAGATTTGATCGTTTGCTTGATACAGTACGAAAAACCATTAATTGTGATGCTGTCGCTTTATTATCGTTTCATGGCGATATCCTTACACCTATAGCGTTACAGGGCTTAAGTAGAGATACTATTGGCCGACGATTTGTTGTTGCAGAGCACCCTAGGTTTGACGTGCTTTGTCAATCCACACAGCCGGTTCGTTTTGCTGCAGACTCGCCACTCCCTGATCCTTACGACGGTTTGCTTATTGACCGAGAAGATGATTTACCCGTGCACTCATGCATGGGATTACCCTTATATTATGATGACAAGTTGTTAGGCTTATTAACTATTGATAGCTTAACTCCTCATGAATTTGACAATATTGCAGAACGAACGTTAATCGTTATATCAGCCATAGCCGCGGCAACATTAAATACTGCATTTTTGATTGAACAGTTAGAGTCGCGCGCTGTACATTCTCAACAAGTCGTTGCTGAGTTAACAGAAGAAGCTTGGAAGCGAGATGGGGGTGAACTTATTGGTGAAAGCCCGATTATGCAACAACTCAAAGAGGAATTAGACATAGTTGCAAGTTCTGACTTTAACATTTTAATATATGGTGAAACGGGTGTAGGTAAAGAGTTAGTCGCTCGAACCTTACATCACAAGTCATCGCGACAACATGGTCCTTTAGTTTATGTAAACTGTGCTGCTTTACCTGAAAATTTAGTTGAGAGTGAATTGTTTGGCCATGTGAAAGGAGCTTTTACCGGGGCGGAAACAAAACGTGCGGGTAAGTTTGTTTTAGCTAATGGCGGTACTTTGTTTTTAGATGAGATAGGTGAGTTAACGTTAGCAGCACAAAGTAAAATTCTTCGTGCGATTCAAAGTAATGAGATTCAGCCTGTTGGGCAAGACAATGTAGAGCAAGTAAATGTTCGCATCATCGCCGCAACGAATAGAGACTTAAAGCGAGAAGCTCAAAACGGACGTTTTCGTGCTGACTTGTACCACAGATTAAGTGTTTACCCTATTAAAGTGCCTAACCTAAAAGAGCGGGTGGGAGATGTTCAAATACTAAGTGGTTATTTTGTTGAAAAAACAAAACGTAAGCTAGGTGTAGTGCAACTAAAGATAACAAATGAAGCCATTAGGCATCTTGAGCAATATAATTGGCCAGGCAATGTTCGAGAGCTAGAGCATGTTATTAGTCGATCTGCATTAAAAGCACGTGCACGACAAAAAGATAAAGCAATCATCTCGATAGAAAAACAAGATTGCGGAACGTTAATCAATGATCAGCCGTCTATTTTACCAACCAATATAACCAAAATTAATAAAAATACTGAAAGTGCTTCAGTTCAAACTCATATTAATCTTAGAGATGAAACCGAGAGATTTCAACGCCAACTGATTAAACAAGTACTAACACAAGAAAACGGTAACTGGGCGGAAACATCGAGGAGGTTGTCAGTTGATCGGGCCAATTTAAACCGTATTGCGAAAAGATTAAATATTAAAGTAATTAAAAGTATTCTTTAG